Below is a window of Terriglobales bacterium DNA.
CAGGCTTCGTGTGCCGTCCGGCGCAAGATGTCGACGCTTCGGAAAAAGCGCTCGCCCGAACAGCGGATGCCAGCGATAGTGAACGATTACTGAACGTGAAAACTGAGCAGTATGTGTCTGTTCCGAGCGGCACCGGCAAGACCCATCTGCTTACCGGCCTGGCCGTCGCCGCCTGCCGGCAAAAGCGCCGGGTGCGCTTCGCCACCGCCGCCGCGCTGATCAATGAGATGGTCGAAGCCAAGCATCAGCTGCAGCTTGGCCGCGCGCTCTCACGTTGGGCGCGCTACGATCTGATCGCACTCGACGAAGTAGGCTATGTGCCGCTGGCCGAGGTCGGCGCCGAGTTCCTCTTCCAGGTCATCGCCGAACGGGCCGAGAAGGCGGCCGTGATCGTCACCACCAATCTGCCGTTCTCGGAATGGACCCAGGTGATTCCCAACGCCCGGCTGTGCAAGGCCTTGCTCGACCGCATTACCGATCGCGCCAATATCATTGAGACCGGCACTGAGTCCTACCGCTTTCGCCGTACCCTGGAGAAGCGCAAGGGCAAAAGCTCGGAGACCAAGAATTAATACCGCGCCGCCGCCGGCCGCCAGCGGCGGGAGAAAGTGAGATCTCGGAAAGGTGGATCACTTCAGAGCGCGAAA
It encodes the following:
- a CDS encoding ATP-binding protein yields the protein MCRPAQDVDASEKALARTADASDSERLLNVKTEQYVSVPSGTGKTHLLTGLAVAACRQKRRVRFATAAALINEMVEAKHQLQLGRALSRWARYDLIALDEVGYVPLAEVGAEFLFQVIAERAEKAAVIVTTNLPFSEWTQVIPNARLCKALLDRITDRANIIETGTESYRFRRTLEKRKGKSSETKN